Genomic DNA from Burkholderia plantarii:
GGGATTGATTAGATCACGCTTGCCGATCGAGGCGCATGATTTTATTTTTTTGGGGGAAGATCGAAATTTTCATTTATCCGCAGATGGCGGCCGGCGCCGCAAAGCACCGCATCAAACGAACACGCGGCCTGCCGAAACCGGCAGGCCGCGTGTCGTGTTCCGGCAAGCACCCCATGTCCGGCCTCAGCGTCGGACGGGTGGCGCGCCGTCCTGTCAGAAGCCGAGATCCGGACCGCCCGGCGCACCGCCCGGCGCCGCCGGCGCGGCCGGCTTCGGCGCCTCGTGGACGGTGGCGTCGGTGGTCAGCAGCAGGCCCGCGACCGAGGCCGCGTTCTGCAGCGCCGTGCGCGTGACCTTGGTCGGATCGAGCACGCCCGATTCCACCAGGTCACCGTACTCGCCGGTGGCCGCGTTGTAGCCGAAGTTGCCGCTGCCCTCGGCCACCTTCGCCACCACCACGCTGGCTTCCTCGCCGGCGTTGGTCACGATCTGGCGTAGCGGTTCCTCCAGCGCGCGCAGCACGATCTTCACGCCGGCGTTCTGGTCCGCGTTGATTCCCTGCACGTCGCGGATCGCCTGCTTGACGCGGATCAGCGCCACGCCGCCGCCCGGCACGATGCCTTCCTCGACGGCCGCGCGCGTGGCGTGCAGCGCGTCGTCCACGCGGTCCTTCTTCTCCTTGACCTCGATCTCGGTGGCGCCGCCCACCTTGATCACGGCCACGCCGCCCGCCAGCTTCGCCACGCGCTCCTGCAGCTTCTCGCGGTCGTAGTCGGAGGTGGCATCCTCGATCTGCACGCGGATCTGCTTGACGCGCGCCTCGATGCTGGCCTTGTCGCCGGCGCCGTCGATCACCGTGGTGTTCTCCTTGCCCACCTCGATGCGCTTGGCCTGGCCCAGCTCGGCGAGCGTCGCCTTCTCGAGCGTGAGGCCGGTTTCCTCGGCGATCACCTGGCCGCCGGTGAGGATCGCGATGTCCTCCAGCAGCGCCTTGCGGCGGTCGCCGAAGCCGGGCGCCTTGACGGCCACCGTCTTCAGGATGCCGCGGATGTTGTTGACCACCAGCGTGGCGAGCGCCTCGCCTTCCACGTCCTCGGCGATGATCAGGAGCGGCCGGCCCGCCTTCGCGACCTGTTCGAGCACCGGCAGCAGGTCGCGGATGTTCGACACCTTCTTGTCGTGCAGCAGGATGTACGGGCTGTCGAGCACCGCGATCTGGCGGTCGGGGTTGTTGACGAAGTACGGCGAGAGATAGCCGCGGTCGAACTGCAGGCCCTCCACCACGTCGAGTTCGTCGGCGAGCGACTTGCCGTCCTCCACCGTGATCACGCCTTCCTTGCCGACCCGATCGATCGCCTCGGCGATGCGCTGGCCGATCGATTCCTCGCCGTTCGCCGAGATCGTCGCGACCTGGGCGATCTCCTTGCTGGTGGTGGTCGGCTTGCTGATCTTCTTCAGCGCCTCGACGGCGGCGATCACGGCGCGGTCGATGCCGCGCTTCAGGTCGAGCGGGTTGAGCCCGGCCGCGACGTACTTCTGTCCTTCGCGGACGATCGCCTGCGCGAGCACGGTGGCGGTGGTGGTGCCGTCGCCGGCGCTGTCGCTGGTCTTCGACGCCACTTCCTTGACGAGTTGCGCGCCGATGTTCTGCAGCTTGTCGGCCAGCTCGATCTCCTTGGCGACCGATACGCCGTCCTTGGTGACGACCGGCGCGCCGAAGCTGCGCTCGAGCACCACGTTGCGGCCCTTCGGCCCGAGCGTGACCTTGACGGCGTCGGCCAGCACGTTCACGCCCTCGATCAGTTTGGCGCGGTTCACGTCGCCGAATACGATGTCCTTGGCTGCCATGTTGGTTGCTCCTTCGAAATCAGACGTTGACCACCGCGAAGATGTCTTCCTCGCGCAGTACCAGCAGTTCGTTGTTGTCGACCTTCACGGTCTGGCCGGCGTACTTGCCGAACAGCACGCGGTCGCCCACCTTCAGGTCGGGCTCGATGCGCTTGCCGTCGTTGTCG
This window encodes:
- the groL gene encoding chaperonin GroEL (60 kDa chaperone family; promotes refolding of misfolded polypeptides especially under stressful conditions; forms two stacked rings of heptamers to form a barrel-shaped 14mer; ends can be capped by GroES; misfolded proteins enter the barrel where they are refolded when GroES binds), whose translation is MAAKDIVFGDVNRAKLIEGVNVLADAVKVTLGPKGRNVVLERSFGAPVVTKDGVSVAKEIELADKLQNIGAQLVKEVASKTSDSAGDGTTTATVLAQAIVREGQKYVAAGLNPLDLKRGIDRAVIAAVEALKKISKPTTTSKEIAQVATISANGEESIGQRIAEAIDRVGKEGVITVEDGKSLADELDVVEGLQFDRGYLSPYFVNNPDRQIAVLDSPYILLHDKKVSNIRDLLPVLEQVAKAGRPLLIIAEDVEGEALATLVVNNIRGILKTVAVKAPGFGDRRKALLEDIAILTGGQVIAEETGLTLEKATLAELGQAKRIEVGKENTTVIDGAGDKASIEARVKQIRVQIEDATSDYDREKLQERVAKLAGGVAVIKVGGATEIEVKEKKDRVDDALHATRAAVEEGIVPGGGVALIRVKQAIRDVQGINADQNAGVKIVLRALEEPLRQIVTNAGEEASVVVAKVAEGSGNFGYNAATGEYGDLVESGVLDPTKVTRTALQNAASVAGLLLTTDATVHEAPKPAAPAAPGGAPGGPDLGF
- a CDS encoding co-chaperone GroES, whose amino-acid sequence is MSLRPLHDRVIVKRLDQETKTASGIVLPDSAAEKPDQGEVLAVGPGRRDNDGKRIEPDLKVGDRVLFGKYAGQTVKVDNNELLVLREEDIFAVVNV